The sequence CTGGCTGGGCGCCGATTAAGCGATGAAGGTCCAGCGGACGTGACACGAATTGTATGCCTCTTCAACCATAAGGGCGGTGTCAGCAAGACAACGACCGCCTTCAATCTGGGATGGATGATGGCGTCTAAGGGGGCGCGGGTGATCCTCGCCGATTTCGACCCTCAGTGTAATTTGACCGGCATGGTGATGGGCTTCAGAGGTGCCGAAGACCTTGCCGGCATGTATAGCGCCGATCCACCGAACAACGTCCGAGATGGTCTCCTACCCGCTTTTGAATCTCAACCGCGCGGCATCGTGGCTGTGAAGTGCGTGGAGGTCGTTGGTAACGACAACCTTCTTCTTTTGCCGGGCCATATTCGACTTGCTGAGTACGAAACCACCCTGGGTATCGCGCAAGAGCTGAGCGGCTCGCTGCTTGCATTACGTAATCTTCCCGGATCGCTTCGCTTTCTACTCGAAGAAACAGCCAAGGCCAACAGGGCCGACTATATTCTCGTCGACATGAGCCCCAGCCTAGGGCCACTTAATCAAAATCTGCTGACGACAAGTGATTACTTCATCGTACCACTCCATCCTGATTACTTCTCATCAATGGCGCTCGATTCATTGGCTGCGACGCTTCCGCGGTGGAACGCATGGGCACACACTGCTCATAGCATTGAAGCGTTGATAAAAGCCGACTATCCATTCCCGCAGCCGCACTCGAAGTTCATTGGCGCCGTGATTCAAAAGTACCGACCGCGCAGCGGCCGCGCGAGTAGTGCGTTTCAGCGATGGATTGATCAACTCGTCGAGGGCCTGAAGAATACGCTATGCCCCGCGCTCGAAAGGGCGGGAATGCTTGACGTTAAGTCCTTTGTAAAGGCTACTCAGACCGAGCCGTGGACGCCGATTCTCGAAGTAGCCGACTTCAATAGCTTGATCGCCTTGTCGCAAGAGCACCAGACTCCGATCTACGCGCTGACGGCGGAGCAGATTGATCAGGCTGGTGCGGTTTGGAAGCAGACTAAGGAAAACATGACGATCTTTGAGCAAGCGTTCTCTGATTGTGCAGATAAGGTATTTGCGCTGACCAAGTGATATTGTGACACCCATCGCTCATTTCAACGACGTGTGGTCTCGCTGCGCTCACCTGACCGATATTCAGGCCTACGTCGCCAACAACGTAGCCGCAGCGTTCCACGCCGATGAACTATTGCGCGTCGAATGGGTCTCGCGGTTCAGTGCGCTCGACCTCTATATTCATGAACTTGTTTTTCAAGGCATGGTAGAAATTTTTGAGGGACGTCGCACACCCACGCCTGCCTATCTTCGATTCCAAATCTCCAACGAAACAGTGTCGCGGATCAACAGCTCAACCAACGCGGCGGCAAAGCTCGCGGCGTTTGATCTAGAGATACGAAGCCAGTTGAGCA comes from Bradyrhizobium diazoefficiens and encodes:
- a CDS encoding ParA family protein, yielding MTRIVCLFNHKGGVSKTTTAFNLGWMMASKGARVILADFDPQCNLTGMVMGFRGAEDLAGMYSADPPNNVRDGLLPAFESQPRGIVAVKCVEVVGNDNLLLLPGHIRLAEYETTLGIAQELSGSLLALRNLPGSLRFLLEETAKANRADYILVDMSPSLGPLNQNLLTTSDYFIVPLHPDYFSSMALDSLAATLPRWNAWAHTAHSIEALIKADYPFPQPHSKFIGAVIQKYRPRSGRASSAFQRWIDQLVEGLKNTLCPALERAGMLDVKSFVKATQTEPWTPILEVADFNSLIALSQEHQTPIYALTAEQIDQAGAVWKQTKENMTIFEQAFSDCADKVFALTK